The Fictibacillus phosphorivorans genomic sequence CGTGGGTAAGTTTATAAGGTGATACTTGAGCATCTTTTTCAAAATAGAGAGCTCCCTTTACAAGTTGCGACAACGCAGGTTCTTCCCTAAGTAGGTCGTGTGCTGGAAGCAAGAAAACTGCTTCACATTGATCATGACGCTCAGCCGCTTCCCTTTTAAGATCAACTGCTTCACTCTCTGTAAAAGCCAGCTCATAGATCCCCTTCTGAATTAGTTCGATGTCTATTCCACAAACATTGAAAAGCTCCTGTGATAGAGAGCTGAAAGAGTCCCGACTTTCTTTTGCGAGCACATAGAGTGGATGATCGCTCTGAAACTCCATCTCTGCACCAAGCATGCCAGCTGCAGCACTTGAAGCCCTGTTACCAATTGTTTCTTTTTCAAGAAGCAGCACAGACTTGTTTCGTTTAGAAAGCTCATAGGCGATGGAACAGCCGATTACGCCGCCTCCAATAATGATGGCATCATACGTTTTGCGCATCCCACACCTCCAGTTGTTGTTTGTACAGCTTCACAGCTTGTAGTGGTGATTTTGCTTCTAAAATGCCCGACATCACTGCGATTCCAGTTGCACCCGTTTCGATGACATTCCGTACGTTTTCTGGTGTGATGCCTCCGATCGCGATGACTGGAATTGTGGTTTGATCTACTACACGTTGAAGCTGATCTACCCCTCTTGGCTCTGCATCACGTTTGGACGCCGTCTTAAAAATATGACCATAGATGATGAAGTCGGCGCCATGATGTTCAGCATTCTGTGCTTCTGAAAAGGAATGAACAGAGCAGCCGATTATCATTTCTGGCAGAGCTCTTCGCACTTGTGACACATTTAAACTGTGATGTGCTAGCTGAACACCGTTTACGCCTAGGCAAAGAGCTACATCCACCCGATCATTTACGATGATTTTAGAGGAAGGCACTCCTGCTTTCTGCAGATGTTCGATAAGATGACTGACTTCTTTAGCAGACTTTGTTTTTTCCCGTACATGCAGCATCGTTATATACGGATGAATGTTTGCGGCTATTTTCACTAAAACATCATCATTTTGTCTTC encodes the following:
- the tenI gene encoding thiazole tautomerase TenI encodes the protein MEKQLHVITTGRQNDDVLVKIAANIHPYITMLHVREKTKSAKEVSHLIEHLQKAGVPSSKIIVNDRVDVALCLGVNGVQLAHHSLNVSQVRRALPEMIIGCSVHSFSEAQNAEHHGADFIIYGHIFKTASKRDAEPRGVDQLQRVVDQTTIPVIAIGGITPENVRNVIETGATGIAVMSGILEAKSPLQAVKLYKQQLEVWDAQNV